One Pantoea eucalypti genomic region harbors:
- the yacL gene encoding protein YacL: MEYEFLRDVTGQIKVRMSMDHEAVGHWFNEEVKNDPGLLDEVEAAIEDVKGSVRQWQRVGSEYTILLDEEEVMIRANLLALEDDGMEEGMNYYDEESLSFCGIEDFQLVIAAYRQFVNQYGKPVR; this comes from the coding sequence ATGGAATATGAATTTTTACGCGATGTGACCGGACAGATTAAAGTTCGTATGTCGATGGATCATGAAGCGGTCGGCCACTGGTTCAACGAAGAGGTGAAAAACGATCCAGGATTGCTGGATGAAGTCGAAGCCGCAATCGAAGACGTCAAAGGCAGCGTGCGTCAGTGGCAGCGCGTCGGTAGCGAGTACACCATCCTGCTGGATGAGGAAGAGGTAATGATTCGCGCCAACCTGCTGGCTCTGGAAGATGACGGCATGGAGGAGGGGATGAACTACTACGACGAAGAGAGCCTCTCCTTCTGCGGCATTGAAGATTTTCAGCTGGTGATCGCCGCCTATCGCCAGTTTGTGAACCAGTACGGTAAACCCGTACGGTAA
- a CDS encoding sialidase family protein gives MTQETVTAERTGLLAPHPQDSAQQVAMLPSSCPQNHAANLLPLPDGDLLCVWFGGTQEGIADISVWCSQLKKGSDRWSDAQKLSDDPSRSEQNPVLFLDPDQVLWLLWTAQKAGNQDTAIVRYRQSHDMGKSWGEIETLLDKPGTFIRQPIVVLPNGNWLLPVFYCLTQPGEKWVGSYDVSAVKISEDKGQSWRDVSVPDSTGCVHMNVTLLDDGSLLALYRSRWADHIYQSRSFDQGESWSAPEPLSLPNNNSSIQVTTLRNGHLALVFNAMSAEGASERRLSLYDEIEDEEENGDVAIAAEPMVHSGRTAFWGAPRAPMTLAISTDGGKSWPLQRNLDEGDGYCMTNNSQQKLNREFSYPSIKQGVNGELHIAYTWYRQAIKYVRVDESWVQGGDA, from the coding sequence ATGACTCAGGAAACCGTCACCGCAGAACGCACCGGCCTGCTAGCGCCTCACCCGCAGGACAGCGCGCAGCAGGTTGCGATGCTGCCCTCCTCCTGCCCGCAAAACCATGCGGCCAACCTGCTGCCGCTGCCTGATGGTGATCTACTCTGCGTCTGGTTTGGCGGCACACAGGAAGGGATCGCCGATATCTCGGTCTGGTGTTCCCAGCTGAAAAAAGGCAGCGACCGCTGGAGTGACGCGCAGAAACTCTCTGACGATCCCAGCCGTTCAGAACAGAACCCAGTGCTGTTTCTCGATCCTGACCAGGTGCTATGGCTACTGTGGACGGCGCAGAAAGCGGGCAATCAGGACACCGCGATTGTGCGCTATCGCCAGTCTCATGATATGGGCAAAAGCTGGGGCGAGATCGAAACCCTGCTGGACAAGCCCGGCACCTTTATTCGCCAGCCGATTGTGGTGCTTCCTAACGGCAACTGGTTGCTGCCGGTGTTTTACTGCCTGACGCAGCCCGGCGAAAAGTGGGTCGGCAGCTATGACGTTAGCGCCGTGAAAATCTCCGAAGATAAAGGCCAGAGCTGGCGCGACGTCAGCGTGCCTGACAGCACCGGCTGCGTTCATATGAACGTTACTCTGCTGGATGATGGTTCGCTGCTGGCCCTCTACCGCAGCCGCTGGGCCGACCACATCTACCAGAGCCGCTCGTTTGATCAGGGTGAAAGCTGGAGTGCGCCCGAGCCGCTGTCACTGCCTAATAATAATTCTTCAATTCAGGTGACGACGCTGCGCAACGGTCATCTGGCGCTGGTGTTCAATGCCATGAGCGCCGAAGGTGCCAGTGAACGTCGGTTATCGCTGTATGACGAAATTGAAGATGAAGAAGAAAACGGTGACGTTGCAATCGCCGCTGAGCCGATGGTGCATAGCGGGCGCACCGCCTTCTGGGGCGCGCCACGTGCGCCAATGACGCTGGCGATTTCCACGGATGGCGGTAAAAGCTGGCCGCTGCAGCGCAATCTGGATGAAGGCGATGGCTACTGCATGACCAATAACTCTCAGCAGAAGTTAAACCGTGAGTTCTCCTACCCCAGCATCAAACAGGGCGTAAACGGTGAACTGCATATCGCCTACACCTGGTATCGCCAGGCGATTAAGTATGTGCGGGTTGATGAGTCCTGGGTGCAGGGAGGTGACGCGTGA
- a CDS encoding phenolic acid decarboxylase has product MSTFDKHDLSGIVGKHLVYTYDNGWNYELYIKNASTIDYRIHSGMVGNRWVKNQHVYVVRLAQDVYKVSWTEPTGTDVSLAVNLADKIFHGTIFFPRWVMNNPEKTVCFQNDHLEEMAKFRETGPAYPTEIIDEFATLTVIREVGENNESVIDCPPDQLPAYWPANLQN; this is encoded by the coding sequence ATGAGTACTTTTGATAAACATGACCTGTCTGGCATCGTCGGTAAACATCTGGTTTATACCTATGACAATGGCTGGAACTACGAGCTCTACATCAAAAATGCCAGCACCATCGACTACCGTATTCACAGCGGCATGGTGGGAAATCGCTGGGTTAAAAATCAGCATGTCTATGTCGTTCGTCTGGCGCAGGATGTCTATAAAGTCTCCTGGACCGAACCTACCGGCACCGATGTCAGCCTGGCCGTTAATCTGGCCGATAAAATCTTCCATGGCACCATCTTCTTCCCTCGCTGGGTAATGAACAACCCGGAAAAAACCGTCTGCTTCCAGAACGATCATCTGGAAGAGATGGCAAAATTCCGCGAAACGGGTCCGGCTTATCCAACTGAGATTATCGATGAATTCGCGACGCTGACCGTTATCCGCGAAGTGGGCGAAAATAATGAAAGCGTGATTGATTGTCCGCCTGACCAGCTGCCTGCCTATTGGCCAGCTAACCTGCAAAATTAA
- a CDS encoding dihydrodipicolinate synthase family protein: MNKKINGVLTAIVTTFDREGAFDPVRQREQVRRQINAGNGIFCGGTNGEFFVLNEQEKIAVTTTCVDEVNGQAPVVAHIGEISARETIRLGKQIARLGVDAVSAITPWFVPLKQQELIDHYQRVADALTVPLFLYNIPARTGNTLQPETVRTLAVHPNIIGIKDSAGSYESLSGFLQATADCEGFDVLNGPDSLIHQGFVDGCSASISGLANVAPEAINAIWARFRAGDIAGSHQAQENITGLRTALYCIGFSPAAVKKAVSLQGFDVGESRYAVQFSADEQQQIRQIVNHYLQ; the protein is encoded by the coding sequence ATGAATAAGAAAATAAACGGCGTACTGACCGCCATCGTCACCACCTTTGATCGTGAAGGTGCCTTTGATCCCGTGAGGCAACGTGAGCAGGTCAGACGCCAGATCAATGCCGGAAACGGCATCTTCTGTGGCGGAACTAACGGCGAATTTTTTGTGCTGAACGAGCAGGAGAAGATTGCAGTCACCACCACCTGCGTCGATGAGGTCAACGGCCAGGCCCCCGTAGTGGCGCATATCGGGGAGATTTCGGCCCGTGAAACAATCCGGCTCGGCAAACAGATTGCCCGCCTTGGCGTGGATGCCGTTTCAGCTATCACGCCGTGGTTCGTTCCACTGAAGCAGCAGGAGCTGATCGACCACTATCAGCGCGTAGCGGACGCGCTGACGGTGCCGCTGTTCCTCTACAACATCCCGGCGCGAACCGGCAATACCCTGCAGCCAGAGACCGTTCGCACGCTGGCCGTGCACCCGAACATCATCGGTATTAAAGACTCCGCAGGCAGCTATGAAAGTCTGAGCGGATTTCTGCAGGCCACCGCCGACTGTGAGGGCTTTGATGTGCTGAACGGCCCTGACTCGCTGATTCATCAGGGATTCGTTGATGGCTGCTCCGCCTCCATTTCCGGACTGGCAAACGTGGCACCGGAGGCGATTAACGCCATCTGGGCGCGCTTCCGTGCCGGCGATATTGCCGGTTCGCATCAGGCACAGGAAAACATCACCGGCCTGCGCACCGCGCTGTACTGCATCGGTTTCTCTCCGGCCGCCGTGAAAAAAGCGGTCAGCCTGCAGGGCTTTGACGTCGGTGAAAGTCGCTATGCGGTGCAGTTCAGCGCCGATGAACAGCAGCAGATTCGGCAAATCGTGAACCATTACCTGCAATAA
- a CDS encoding LysR family transcriptional regulator, whose product MYRTTLEQWYLLDAVVNEGSFALAAEKNHRSQSSLSYQLGLLQQRLGLTLLQQEGRRAMLSAEGHQLLAQVRPLLAGFSALEAQANALQRGERSRIDLMVDATLPKHLLFDVLQTFQQRYPHVRIWFSEIVRSETPDRLAENQADLWLVAQQGDTQFAGESLMSVDFVAVAHRDHPLHREPAPLNAATLARWPCITILDRQQQQQSEVNGEQAENWSFTTLSAAIEAVQHQLGYGWLPEQNIAALLESGELRPLPLLQGRRRSSSLVMHINEERLPANSAIAALAQMFIERVAQEKRIAER is encoded by the coding sequence ATGTACAGGACAACGCTGGAACAGTGGTATCTGCTCGATGCAGTAGTCAATGAAGGGAGTTTTGCGCTGGCAGCGGAGAAGAACCATCGCAGCCAGTCTTCATTGAGCTACCAGCTGGGCCTGCTTCAGCAGCGGCTGGGGCTGACGCTGTTACAGCAGGAGGGCCGCCGTGCGATGCTGAGTGCAGAGGGACATCAGTTGCTCGCGCAGGTGCGTCCTTTGCTGGCGGGATTCAGTGCGCTTGAGGCGCAGGCTAATGCACTACAACGCGGCGAGCGGTCACGCATCGATCTGATGGTCGATGCGACGCTGCCCAAACATTTGCTGTTTGATGTGCTCCAGACCTTTCAGCAGCGCTATCCCCATGTGCGTATCTGGTTCAGCGAAATCGTCCGAAGTGAAACGCCTGACAGACTGGCGGAAAATCAGGCCGATCTCTGGCTGGTGGCGCAGCAGGGCGATACGCAGTTTGCAGGCGAAAGCCTGATGAGTGTCGATTTCGTCGCCGTTGCCCATCGCGACCACCCATTACACCGCGAACCCGCCCCGCTTAATGCGGCCACGCTGGCTCGCTGGCCCTGCATTACCATACTGGATCGTCAGCAACAGCAGCAGTCAGAGGTGAATGGCGAACAAGCGGAAAACTGGTCATTTACAACACTGTCGGCCGCGATTGAGGCGGTCCAGCACCAGTTAGGTTATGGCTGGCTGCCGGAACAGAATATCGCCGCGCTTTTAGAGAGCGGTGAGCTTCGTCCCCTGCCGCTACTGCAGGGCCGCCGACGCAGCAGTTCACTGGTGATGCATATAAACGAAGAGAGACTGCCGGCCAATAGCGCCATTGCGGCACTGGCGCAGATGTTTATTGAACGGGTGGCGCAGGAGAAGCGCATAGCTGAGCGCTAA
- a CDS encoding SDR family NAD(P)-dependent oxidoreductase yields the protein MALVTGASSGIGQAIVDRLLAEGWQVIGLSRSAINRSDAGWQSHQIDISDSAALQALLDKLPVPQAVIHAAGMMQAAPLGELDLNASTRLWQLHVAAAEQLANHFAPRMNAGGRIVLLGSRTSGGAACRSQYVATKSAMIGMVRSWAAELAPRGITANIVAPGATETPMLQQKGRASSPPRLPPIGRYIQPQEVAGLVGFLLSPAAATITGQQLVMCGGASLS from the coding sequence ATGGCGCTGGTGACCGGAGCCAGTTCCGGCATCGGCCAGGCGATTGTGGATCGTTTGCTGGCTGAGGGCTGGCAGGTGATTGGCCTGAGCCGATCGGCGATAAACCGGTCAGACGCGGGCTGGCAGAGCCATCAGATCGATATCAGCGACAGTGCGGCATTGCAGGCTTTACTGGACAAACTGCCGGTGCCGCAGGCGGTGATCCATGCAGCGGGAATGATGCAGGCCGCGCCGCTCGGGGAGCTGGATCTGAACGCCAGCACACGCCTGTGGCAACTGCATGTTGCCGCCGCAGAACAGCTGGCCAACCATTTTGCGCCCCGGATGAACGCGGGCGGCAGAATCGTGTTGCTGGGTAGTCGCACGTCAGGCGGTGCGGCGTGCCGTAGTCAGTATGTGGCCACTAAATCGGCGATGATCGGCATGGTGCGCAGCTGGGCGGCAGAGCTGGCACCGCGCGGCATTACAGCCAATATCGTGGCGCCAGGTGCCACCGAAACGCCGATGCTACAACAGAAGGGCCGGGCCAGTTCCCCGCCGCGCTTGCCACCGATAGGCCGCTATATTCAGCCGCAGGAAGTCGCCGGACTGGTCGGGTTCCTGCTTTCGCCTGCGGCCGCGACAATCACCGGTCAGCAGCTGGTGATGTGCGGCGGTGCGTCGCTGAGTTGA
- the acnB gene encoding bifunctional aconitate hydratase 2/2-methylisocitrate dehydratase, translating into MLEEYRKHVAERAAQGIVPKPLEASQMAALVELLKNPPAGEEEFLTDLLVNRVPPGVDEAAYVKAGFLAAVAKGEATSPLISPEKAVELLGTMQGGYNIHPLIEALDDSKLAPIAAKALSHTLLMFDNFYDVEEKAKAGNEYAKQVMQSWADAEWYLSRPELAEKITVTVFKVTGETNTDDLSPAQDAWSRPDIPLHALAMLKNAREGIEPDEAGNIGPIKQIEALKTKGFPLAYVGDVVGTGSSRKSATNSVLWFMGDDIPNVPNKKGGGVVLGSKIAPIFFNTMEDAGALPIEVDVNNLNMGDVIDIYPFKGEVRNHETNELLASFELKTEVVIDEVRAGGRIPLIIGRGLTTKARESLGLPHSTVFRQAKDVAESTRGFSLAQKMVGRACGVAGVRPGAYCEPKMTSVGSQDTTGPMTRDELKDLACLGFSTDLVMQSFCHTAAYPKPVDVSTHHTLPDFIMNRGGVSLRPGDGIIHSWLNRMLLPDTVGTGGDSHTRFPIGISFPAGSGLVAFAAATGVMPLDMPESVLVRFKGKMEPGITLRDLVHAIPLYAIKQGLLTVEKKGKKNIFSGRILEIEGLPDLKVEQAFELSDASAERSAAGCTIKLDKAPIIEYLNSNIVLLKWMIAEGYGDRRTLERRVESMQKWLADPQLLEADADAEYAAVIEIDLADIKEPILCAPNDPDDARLLSDVQGEKIDEVFIGSCMTNIGHFRAAGKLLDSHKGQLPTRLWVAPPTKMDAAQLTEEGYYSVFGKSGARIEIPGCSLCMGNQARVADGATVVSTSTRNFPNRLGNGANVYLASAELAAVASLLGKLPTPDEYQQFMEQVDKTASDTYRYLNFDQLAQYTDKADGVIFQTAV; encoded by the coding sequence GTGCTAGAAGAATACCGTAAGCACGTTGCCGAGCGTGCTGCCCAGGGAATTGTACCTAAGCCTTTAGAGGCTTCCCAGATGGCCGCGCTGGTTGAACTGCTGAAAAATCCACCTGCGGGTGAAGAAGAATTTTTGACCGATTTATTGGTCAACCGAGTCCCACCTGGCGTCGATGAAGCGGCGTATGTCAAAGCCGGTTTCCTGGCGGCTGTCGCCAAAGGCGAAGCAACCTCTCCTCTGATATCTCCTGAAAAAGCGGTTGAACTGCTCGGCACCATGCAGGGTGGTTACAATATTCACCCGCTGATTGAAGCGCTGGACGATAGCAAGCTTGCCCCAATTGCGGCGAAAGCCCTTTCACACACCCTGCTGATGTTCGACAACTTCTATGATGTCGAAGAGAAAGCGAAAGCGGGTAATGAATACGCGAAGCAGGTGATGCAATCGTGGGCCGATGCGGAATGGTATCTGTCACGTCCTGAACTGGCTGAGAAAATCACCGTTACGGTGTTCAAAGTCACTGGCGAAACCAACACCGACGATCTCTCTCCAGCCCAGGATGCCTGGTCACGTCCGGACATTCCACTGCACGCCCTGGCGATGCTGAAAAATGCCCGTGAAGGCATTGAGCCGGATGAGGCAGGCAACATCGGTCCGATCAAACAGATCGAAGCGCTTAAGACCAAAGGCTTCCCGCTGGCCTATGTCGGCGATGTGGTCGGAACCGGTTCCTCGCGTAAATCTGCCACCAACTCGGTGCTGTGGTTTATGGGCGACGACATCCCGAACGTGCCAAATAAAAAAGGCGGCGGCGTGGTGCTGGGCAGCAAAATTGCGCCAATCTTCTTCAACACCATGGAAGATGCAGGCGCACTGCCGATTGAAGTTGACGTCAACAACCTGAACATGGGTGATGTCATCGACATCTATCCGTTTAAAGGCGAAGTCCGCAATCACGAAACCAACGAACTGCTGGCCAGCTTCGAACTCAAAACCGAAGTGGTGATTGACGAAGTGCGTGCCGGTGGCCGTATTCCGCTGATCATCGGTCGTGGACTGACCACCAAAGCGCGTGAGTCACTGGGTCTGCCGCACAGCACCGTATTCCGTCAGGCGAAAGATGTTGCGGAGAGCACCCGTGGCTTCTCACTGGCGCAGAAAATGGTGGGCCGCGCCTGTGGCGTAGCCGGTGTTCGTCCAGGCGCCTATTGCGAACCGAAGATGACCTCGGTTGGCTCGCAGGATACCACCGGCCCGATGACCCGTGATGAGCTGAAAGATCTGGCTTGTCTGGGCTTCTCGACCGATCTGGTGATGCAGTCCTTCTGTCACACTGCCGCGTATCCTAAGCCAGTGGACGTGAGTACGCACCACACGCTGCCAGACTTCATCATGAACCGTGGTGGTGTATCACTGCGTCCGGGTGACGGCATTATCCACAGCTGGCTGAACCGTATGCTGCTGCCGGATACCGTGGGCACCGGTGGTGACTCCCATACCCGTTTCCCTATCGGCATCTCTTTCCCGGCGGGTTCAGGCCTGGTGGCGTTTGCCGCCGCGACCGGCGTTATGCCGCTCGACATGCCGGAATCGGTGCTGGTGCGCTTCAAAGGTAAAATGGAGCCAGGCATTACGCTGCGCGATCTGGTTCACGCCATCCCGCTGTATGCGATCAAACAGGGTCTGCTGACCGTTGAGAAGAAAGGTAAGAAAAACATCTTCTCTGGCCGTATCCTGGAGATTGAAGGTCTGCCGGATCTGAAGGTCGAGCAGGCGTTTGAGCTGTCTGATGCGTCAGCAGAGCGTTCCGCTGCGGGCTGTACCATCAAGCTGGATAAAGCACCGATTATTGAATACCTGAACTCCAACATTGTACTGCTGAAGTGGATGATCGCAGAAGGCTACGGCGATCGTCGTACACTGGAGCGTCGTGTTGAAAGCATGCAGAAATGGCTGGCCGATCCTCAGTTGCTGGAAGCAGACGCCGATGCTGAATATGCTGCGGTGATCGAAATCGATCTGGCTGACATCAAAGAGCCGATCCTCTGCGCACCAAACGATCCGGACGATGCACGTCTGCTCTCTGACGTTCAGGGCGAGAAGATCGACGAAGTGTTCATCGGCTCATGCATGACTAACATTGGTCACTTCCGTGCCGCCGGTAAACTGCTGGATAGCCACAAAGGTCAGCTGCCAACGCGTCTGTGGGTGGCACCGCCAACCAAGATGGATGCAGCACAGCTAACCGAAGAGGGCTACTACAGCGTATTCGGCAAAAGCGGTGCGCGTATCGAGATCCCAGGCTGTTCACTCTGCATGGGTAACCAGGCACGTGTTGCAGACGGTGCGACGGTGGTTTCCACCTCGACCCGTAACTTCCCGAACCGTCTGGGTAATGGCGCTAACGTCTACCTGGCATCTGCGGAGCTGGCTGCGGTCGCGTCTCTGCTTGGCAAACTGCCAACGCCGGATGAGTATCAGCAATTCATGGAGCAGGTTGATAAAACAGCCAGCGACACTTATCGCTATCTCAACTTTGACCAGCTGGCGCAGTACACTGACAAAGCTGACGGCGTGATTTTCCAGACTGCGGTCTGA
- a CDS encoding sodium:solute symporter family protein, with protein MKAFSTESTFLIVGMVVAYILFTTWLTWRLRSKTSGDFMEGSRAMPAFIVGIMLMSEYIGAKSTIGTAQAAFEDGFAASWSVIGAAIGFPLFGLILVKRIYNTGKITISGAIAEKYGSSTKNIISLIMIYALLLVNVGNYISGAAAISTVLKIDLTQAAFITAVVSTFYFAFGGMKGVAWVTLLHSAIKYMGILIILYVALKMTGGVAPMMEKMPAFYWTWDGHVGASTIVAWLIGTVGSIFCTQFVIQAISSTKDVKSAKRATWVAFIFCLPIGLAMALIGVAAKFAHPDIKSLYALPVFLQDMSPWLAGIVTTSLVASIFVSVGTVALAIASLIVKDFYVPWRNPTPEREFKMTRWISIGIGFFPLLFVLFFPEVLKLSFFTRAIRLSITVVAIMAFYLPWFKSTRGANAGLIGACVVTSVWFLMGNPFGIDNMYVALLTPAIIMVIDRCIPSRQSQTQPQQNAQNSGA; from the coding sequence ATGAAAGCATTTTCAACTGAGAGCACCTTTCTGATCGTCGGCATGGTGGTCGCCTATATCCTGTTCACCACCTGGCTGACCTGGCGATTACGCAGTAAAACCAGTGGTGACTTTATGGAAGGCTCCCGCGCCATGCCCGCCTTTATCGTCGGCATCATGCTGATGTCGGAATATATCGGGGCAAAATCGACCATCGGCACCGCGCAGGCGGCCTTTGAAGATGGCTTCGCCGCATCGTGGTCAGTGATTGGCGCGGCGATTGGCTTCCCGCTGTTTGGCCTGATTCTGGTCAAACGCATCTATAACACCGGGAAGATCACGATCTCTGGTGCCATCGCCGAGAAATATGGCAGCTCGACCAAAAACATTATCTCGCTGATCATGATCTATGCGCTGCTGCTGGTGAACGTCGGGAACTACATCAGCGGTGCGGCGGCGATCTCCACTGTGCTGAAGATCGACCTGACGCAGGCCGCCTTTATCACTGCCGTGGTGAGTACCTTCTACTTTGCCTTTGGCGGCATGAAAGGCGTGGCCTGGGTTACGCTGCTGCACAGCGCCATCAAGTATATGGGGATCCTGATTATCCTCTATGTGGCGCTGAAGATGACCGGCGGCGTCGCTCCGATGATGGAGAAAATGCCCGCGTTCTACTGGACCTGGGATGGTCACGTTGGGGCCAGTACCATTGTGGCCTGGCTGATCGGAACCGTGGGGTCGATCTTCTGCACGCAGTTTGTGATTCAGGCGATTTCATCCACTAAAGATGTGAAATCAGCGAAGCGCGCCACCTGGGTCGCCTTCATCTTCTGCCTGCCGATCGGTCTGGCGATGGCGCTGATTGGCGTGGCGGCGAAGTTTGCGCATCCGGATATCAAGAGCCTCTATGCGTTGCCGGTGTTTCTGCAGGATATGTCACCGTGGCTGGCGGGCATTGTCACCACCTCGCTGGTAGCATCCATTTTCGTCAGCGTCGGCACCGTGGCGCTGGCCATCGCCTCGCTGATCGTAAAAGACTTTTACGTGCCCTGGCGTAACCCGACGCCAGAGCGCGAATTTAAAATGACGCGCTGGATCTCGATTGGCATCGGCTTCTTCCCGCTACTGTTTGTCCTTTTCTTCCCGGAAGTGCTGAAGCTCTCCTTCTTTACCCGCGCGATTCGCCTGTCGATCACCGTGGTAGCGATCATGGCGTTCTATCTGCCGTGGTTTAAGAGCACACGTGGTGCCAATGCCGGTCTGATTGGTGCCTGCGTGGTAACGTCCGTCTGGTTCCTGATGGGTAACCCGTTTGGTATCGACAATATGTATGTGGCGCTGCTTACACCGGCCATCATTATGGTGATTGACCGCTGTATTCCGTCACGTCAGTCTCAGACTCAACCGCAACAAAATGCACAAAACAGTGGAGCCTAA